From the genome of Thunnus thynnus chromosome 1, fThuThy2.1, whole genome shotgun sequence, one region includes:
- the prrg4 gene encoding transmembrane gamma-carboxyglutamic acid protein 4: protein MTMLLNLFILLLLLSCGDLFCTRRLLSKHEGSQDEEVFVDEGDANSFLGRHLLFNRFDFEIFVPGNLERECIEEVCNYEEAREVFENTPATDAFWKTYIAEKNKRPSRVDVTSLLVGLIAAGVAIVIASLLLWYFCQGRCKDDLSRGSSIRARPRRSNASLIMRRLEEVSLQPVLPPHMEEIDPPGLPSYDQAITRSGQHDAPPPPYPGSRPGSIRR, encoded by the exons ATGACCATGCTGTTAAATCTGTTCATACTCCTTCTACTCCTGTCCTGTGGAGATCTGTTCTGTACGAGAAGGTTACTCTCCAAACATGAAGGATCCCAAGATGAGGAAG TATTTGTGGACGAGGGGGACGCAAATTCGTTCTTGGGTCGCCACCTGCTGTTCAACCGGTTCGACTTTGAGATTTTCGTTCCTGGAAATCTGGAAAGGGAATGTATTGAAGAAGTCTGCAATTACGAGGAAGCAAGGGAAGTCTTTGAAAACACTCCAGCTACA gatGCTTTTTGGAAGACTTACATTGCAG AGAAGAACAAACGTCCCTCACGAGTTGACGTCACATCTCTTTTGGTGGGGTTGATTGCTGCTGGAGTGGCCATAGTTATTGCCAGCCTCCTGCTCTGGTATTTCTGTCAAGGCAGATGTAAGGATGACTTGAGTCGTGGCAG TTCCATCCGGGCACGTCCCAGGAGGAGTAATGCTTCTCTGATTATGCGACGGCTAGAGGAAGTGTCCCTACAGCCTGTGCTCCCACCCCATATGGAGGAAATAGACCCCCCGGGGCTGCCCTCCTACGATCAGGCAATCACAAGAAGTGGACAGCATGATGCCCCACCTCCTCCCTATCCCGG tTCACGACCTGGAAGTATTCGGCGGTAG
- the depdc7a gene encoding DEP domain-containing protein 7 isoform X2 translates to MAGKPFRATYIWGSIISNLHTHVEVKRRRHNLKSYHDCFLGSEAVDVVLAHITLNRFFGDEAVPRYKAVRLCQALMDSRVFEPVGIKVFGKEKKRATFEDSSCSLYRFLSPTTSPSSLTNTKSHSTSTIESGYDSPSMNRNKNSHSPSRERQEVLSYSTHSPVKTDKSLEDVLRNLNLSSTITPQMINLGLSQELVDEVWHQQAVFRLLQLIELPLLEHLLEGKDASRPPLHSMDSDPDLLYTSSYLDREVLKAFSEAQADEWMSGAVDCLEFLPDELVVEVSRGLAGCTDDLLQCKKLLYGVLAQHYGQAEQPPLLSNHVFDIHSGISELLVNGKQEQALEALQLSLKLQDSRSREELRRLLRFMAIAAKPQEVKLHTEIENRMAVKRSFSSAIIYSRRLSKGKVDLMVLFMMDNHCDLFKIPVSLHKMVSDRIMNIVKGKDPDMITGSTYCTRVSAKAYSENAQKTTKDELWSLLRTIHENPKLSTKEKRRLLGQFYKGHPEIFVQYFGNRLSTVNTLLQ, encoded by the exons ATGGCTGGGAAGCCTTTCCGGGCCACCTATATCTGGGGCAGCATCATCTCCAATCTCCACACTCATGTGGAGGTCAAGCGCCGGCGCCACAACCTGAAATCCTACCATGACTGCTTCCTGGGCTCCGAGGCCGTAGACGTGGTATTGGCACACATAACCCTGAACCGTTTCTTTGGTGACGAGGCAGTGCCTCGCTACAAGGCAGTCCGTCTCTGTCAGGCCCTGATGGACTCGAGGGTGTTTGAGCCAGTGGGCATTAAAGTATTTGGGAAGGAAAAGAAGCGGGCCACATTTGAAGACAGCAGTTGCAGTTTGTACAGGTTCCTGAGCCCAACAACAAGCCCCTCATCTCTGACCAACACCAAGTCCCACTCCACTAGTACCATCGAGAGCGGCTATGACTCACCAAGCATGAACAGGAACAAGAACAGCCACAGTCCGTCACGTGAAAG ACAAGAGGTGCTGAGCTACTCCACCCACTCCCctgtaaaaacagacaaatcacTGGAGGACGTGCTGAGAAATCTCAACCTGAGCTCGACCATCACCCCTCAGATGATCAACCTCGGCCTCTCACAAGAGC TTGTAGATGAGGTGTGGCACCAGCAGGCAGTGTTCAGGCTACTGCAGCTGATAGAGCTCCCTTTGTTGGAGCACTTGTTGGAGGGGAAGGACGCCTCGCGGCCTCCCTTGCACAGCATGGACAGTGACCCGGACCTGTTGTATACATCAAGCTACCTAGACAGAGAAGTTCTCAAGGCCTTCAGTGAGGCACA gGCTGATGAGTGGATGTCAGGAGCAGTGGACTGTTTGGAGTTTCTGCCTGATGAACTAGTGGTGGAGGTCAGTCGAGGTTTGGCTGGCTGCACTGACGACCTGCTCCAGTGTAAGAAGCTGCTCTACGGGGTCCTGGCTCAGCATTATGGACAAGCAGAACAGCCACCTCTGCTCAGCAACCATGTCTTCGACATACACTCTGGCATTTCGGAGCTACTTG TTAACGGGAAGCAAGAGCAAGCTCTGGAGGCTCTGCAGCTGAGCCTGAAGCTGCAGGACTCTCGTAGCAGGGAGGAGCTGCGCAGGCTCCTGAGATTCATGGCCATTGCTGCCAAACCACAGGAGGTCAAACTGCACACAGAG ATCGAGAACAGAATGGCAGTGAAAAGGTCTTTCTCAAGCGCCATCATCTACAGCAGAAGACTCTCCAAAGGAAAAGTGGACTTGATGGTCCTGTTCATGATGGATAACCACTGTGATCTGTTCAAA ATTCCTGTTTCATTGCACAAAATGGTCAGTGACAGAATAATGAATATCGTGAAAGGGAAGGATCCAGATATGATAACGG GATCAACATACTGCACAAGAGTGAGTGCTAAGGCCTACTcagaaaatgcacaaaaaaccACTAAGGATGAACTCTGGTCCTTACTCCGGACAATCCACGAGAACCCGAAACTCTCCACCAAAGAAAAGCGACGGCTGCTGGGACAGTTTTACAAAGGCCATCCGGAGATTTTTGTTCAGTACTTTGGAAATCGATTGTCTACTGTCAACACGTTGCTACAGTGA
- the qser1 gene encoding glutamine and serine-rich protein 1 has translation MMDRNYPTSSFADALAPPAQTVASWAYDRSTASIKPSPSYGAAHLDAELLQRQSYTSTHQLPTYTTSHLPAAAGALDTSSNTSETSIMSFLSAMESRSLQAGPVSASLLPPFRPPSWPAGTNSSTTELYLTGALPSTATFPSPAALSSYQHTGAYPSRSYSTNPSLALQDPAFSTSTNGLFSHHDPLLHLKSSQTVLPTALAFNHLSAPGLGSALPVQSSTYRSAQESAPHLLQPQFSLLPSALSAPHSAPQTYGATVFSGSIERALQRECSVIKHHQRPSSSHTASEQLPNSEHSLQGYFGSGSEPDVTYQQDPSRQTSASCSPSTGADSSQGVNGAPQPKTDSVTQAYSSTSVPKAKDCSSKLAPHPAGGEESHSHSQNLTAGSPERYSSPGQKQNSVIANQQSVQLSSLMSSSLSQTYITPHTQSQPSHSTSDKLSSLYKTLPSLSSPSGNVSSVSQTLVYSSSPGLSQEQEVQYGAQVQGLCQGNLSESYPSSHSQGAPNVIYTSQSQGQASVTQSQSYATGQSLNQSLNSSYPPTCVRSLPTSNSTQDYTLMQGSVGGKTHDTLSQQQTQSHKYVLSAPLPTYSSTAQALENNIRSSVQDIKPTYGKQKLEELPIQDLQALQQASMEASAADGTMAAHNNVIYVVSKMDDHHKTQSVIRSNSRSDDQLMGLSHTNTAQVKDEGMGSLSQQHTHLSSANGQENANTKTTNSSIISSHVLLSSEQLKQHPLQIKSPEPHQQNHQNHSQSQSQTPAAHTQFITVPSTQVLLEPNQMILLQQPLVPHGQTPSKLVSVQGIQQGQGLGPVHVQYLHMDRELLGPGVSETQSQQGTVVSEQSSGCPDSSKHHYSQSANQQSNDAKNHFALNSICFPDSMLLADDRNILSNVDDILAATVAACGVTPQDFVKATSSTEAEMAVMASPVDSKGHFQTVDIRHMSPSFSTAQQPIITNTNSHTMSMTLNGAQIATDCQGQSVHHNNGSDLDTNGDGGSSENDYHLAGRVYDPSGLQNRHKGNAKCIKTEDGLMECPGIEDFPKKKVRSKSLTKSGGPEEDSGQAKPAKRSGQAKRQNSRGSDVSSPSSSHGGYDGCPQQERIRQKIREVEEKQPEVKTGFIGSFLDFIKSGPKQQYAPSPTRTISRPRKPCTSSKPPLCTLPALPPKLQTLPGSLIPQESQVASSQQKRLDEDLQKNLETLPSFSSDEEENTGKNQALRNSISSALSALDESSDRKPRTDNQIPSLMIKPDQPPTVTLTITETCLPQTATPAQTTNTISGGAVFESKETPPSQLAVQLMSVAIEGLTDEELSDSGGEGMYRERDEFVVRNEDIETLKVTMRSGSEPPAIWKVQKALLQKFVPELRDGKRVFSATNSYLGYFGDAKTMYQRVYVKFLDTVNKREYVRVCSRKPRCKPMNSLRGVQVKTLLGLTAAPSSVSQNQKPRPKQAKPRAEPPPKKRRKWKEFSPTASGSSAEEGGEDDELNPPVPFASRFLNTRTMKETFKSFVELLISVALDEDVMTALERANDELLLPHMKRVDGMITDNRKRLLHKLHIGQVLKTALDSFPEISVVTELKKDGETPAFKVRLSGKAYNKKTMKPYKMPNKVPQEYTVDQQKTQWFSLYHSLQHYKYHTYLMCKDEIASLRVQAGDLGQEETVQKCLQNGAWVEGLFDRFGELINQVQQACG, from the exons ATGATGGACAGGAACTACCCGACCTCCAGCTTTGCGGACGCGCTGGCTCCACCAGCACAGACCGTAGCTTCTTGGGCCTATGACCGCAGCACAGCTAGTATCAAGCCAAG tCCCAGTTATGGTGCAGCACACCTTGATGCAGAGCTCCTCCAGCGGCAGAGCTACACTTCCACACACCAGCTGCCCACCTACACTACATCACACCTTCCTGCTGCAGCAG GAGCACTTGACACAAGCAGTAATACTTCTGAGACCTCAATCATGAGCTTCCTGTCAGCCATGGAGTCGAGAAGCCTTCAGGCTGGTCCTGTTAGTGCCTCACTGCTTCCTCCTTTTAGACCTCCATCATGGCCTGCTG GTACCAACTCCTCCACCACAGAGCTGTATTTGACTGGTGCCCTGCCTTCTACTGCCACTTTCCcctctcctgctgctctgtcaTCTTATCAGCACACTGGTGCCTACCCTTCCAGGAGTTACTCTACCAACCCTTCCCTGGCTCTCCAGGACCCTGCCTTCAGCACTTCCACTAATGGCCTGTTCTCTCACCATGACCCCCTCCTCCATCTCAAATCAAGCCAGACTGTGCTTCCCACTGCCCTGGCCTTCAACCATCTCTCTGCCCCCGGTTTGGGCTCGGCTCTGCCTGTCCAGTCCTCCACATACCGCTCAGCCCAGGAGTCAGCCCCCCACCTCCTACAGCCACAGTTCAGCCTTCTACCATCTGCCCTGTCTGCTCCTCATAGTGCCCCGCAAACATATGGGGCCACAGTTTTCTCAGGCTCTATTGAGAGAGCACTTCAGCGCGAATGTAGTGTGATCAAACACCACCAGAGGCCTTCCAGCAGCCACACGGCCTCAGAGCAATTGCCCAATTCAGAGCACTCGTTACAGGGGTACTTTGGTTCTGGCAGTGAACCGGATGTGACCTACCAGCAGGACCCATCCCGTCAGACCTCTGCGTCCTGCAGCCCTTCCACAGGAGCAGATTCCTCTCAAGGGGTCAATGGTGCCCCACAACCCAAAACAGACTCAGTAACTCAAGCTTATTCGTCCACTTCAGTGCCGAAGGCTAAAGACTGCTCTTCCAAACTAGCTCCACACCCTGCTGGGGGCGAAGAGAGTCACAGCCACTCTCAGAACCTGACAGCAGGGTCTCCTGAGCGTTATTCCTCTCCAGGGCAGAAGCAGAACTCTGTGATTGCCAATCAGCAGTCAGTGCAACTGTCCAGCCTCATGTCCAGCAGTCTGTCTCAAACCTATATCACGCCCCATACCCAGTCACAGCCCTCCCATTCCACCTCAGACAAACTGTCCTCCCTTTACAAGACTCTGCCTTCCCTCTCCAGTCCATCTGGCAATGTGTCATCTGTGAGTCAGACTCTTGTTTACTCCTCCAGTCCTGGCCTGAGCCAGGAGCAGGAGGTCCAGTATGGAGCCCAAGTCCAGGGCTTGTGTCAGGGGAATCTCTCTGAGAGCTACCCCTCATCCCATTCTCAGGGTGCCCCAAATGTGATTTATACATCTCAGTCACAGGGGCAAGCTTCAGTGACTCAGTCTCAGAGCTATGCCACAGGACAATCCCTTAACCAATCCCTTAACTCCTCTTACCCACCCACATGTGTGCGGAGTCTGCCCACATCAAATTCTACACAGGACTACACCCTGATGCAGGGCTCAGTGGGAGGTAAAACACATGACACCTTGTCCCAACAGCAGACACAGTCccataaatatgttttgtctGCACCATTGCCTACCTACTCTTCAACTGCTCAAGCCTTAGAAAATAACATCAGATCCTCAGTACAGGACATAAAGCCAACATATGGCAAACAGAAACTTGAAGAGCTTCCTATCCAGGACCTACAGGCTCTCCAACAGGCATCCATGGAGGCCTCTGCTGCAGATGGCACTATGGCTGCTCACAACAATGTCATCTATGTTGTTTCAAAAATGGATGACcaccacaaaacacaaagcGTCATCAGAAGCAATTCACGTTCTGATGACCAGCTTATGGGACTTAGtcatacaaacacagcacaggTTAAGGATGAAGGGATGGGCTCTCTGAGCCAACAGCACACTCACCTAAGCAGTGCCAACGGTCAGGAAAATGCTAacacaaaaactacaaactCCAGTATTATATCTTCACATGTACTCCTGAGCTCAGAACAGCTCAAGCAGCACCCTCTTCAAATCAAATCTCCTGAACCACATCAACAAAACCACCAGAACCATAGTCAGTCCCAGAGCCAGACCCCAGCAGCCCACACCCAGTTTATCACCGTCCCTAGCACTCAGGTTCTCCTTGAACCCAACCAGATGATTCTGCTCCAACAGCCCCTTGTCCCCCATGGTCAAACTCCTTCAAAGTTGGTGTCAGTGCAAGGTATCCAACAAGGCCAAGGTTTGGGCCCCGTTCATGTCCAGTATCTTCACATGGATCGAGAACTGCTGGGTCCTGGTGTCAGTGAAACCCAGAGTCAGCAGGGCACAGTAGTGTCTGAACAGAGCTCAGGATGCCCTGATTCCTCAAAACACCACTACAGCCAGTCGGCAAATCAACAGTCAAATGATGCTAAGAACCACTTTGCTCTCAACTCTATTTGCTTCCCCGACTCTATGCTGCTTGCAGATGAcagaaacattttatcaaatgttgATGACATCCTGGCTGCCACAGTAGCTGCCTGTGGCGTCACACCACAAGACTTTGTCAAAGCTACATCCTCTACTGAGGCTGAAATGGCAGTGATGGCAAGCCCCGTTGATTCTAAGGGTCACTTTCAGACTGTGGATATACGGCACATGTCACCTAGTTTCTCCACAGCACAACAGCCAATCATCACAAACACTAACTCGCACACAATGAGCATGACACTAAATGGAGCTCAGATTGCCACAGACTGTCAGGGACAGTCGGTTCACCATAACAACGGTTCTGATCTTGACACGAATGGAGATGGTGGGAGCTCTGAAAATGACTATCACTTAGCCGGACGGGTGTATGACCCCTCAGGCCTTCAGAACAGACACAAAGGGAATGCAAAGTGTATTAAAACAGAGGATGGTCTCATGGAATGCCCAGGCATTGAGGACTTTCCCAAAAAGAAGGTTCGCTCAAAGTCCTTGACCAAGTCAGGTGGTCCTGAGGAGGATAGTGGACAGGCAAAACCAGCCAAGCGCAGTGGGCAGGCAAAGCGGCAAAACTCCAGGGGTAGTGACGTCAGCTCACCATCTTCCTCACACGGTGGATATGATGGTTGTCCACAGCAGGAGAGAATCAGACAGAAGATCCgtgaagtggaagagaaacaaccAGAGGTCAAAACTGGTTTTATTGGCTCCTTCCTAGACTTTATCAAATCTGGCCCCAAACAACAGTATGCTCCAAGTCCCACACGGACTATAAGTCGCCCCAGAAAGCCCTGCACCTCATCCAAACCACCGCTGTGTACTTTGCCTGCTTTACCTCCCAAACTTCAGACTCTGCCAGGTTCTTTGATTCCCCAGGAGAGTCAAGTAGCAAGCTCTCAGCAGAAACGTCTGGATGAAGATCTGCAAAAGAACTTGGAGACGCTGCCATCATTCAGCTCGGATGAAGAGGAGAACACTGGGAAGAACCAGGCTCTGAGGAACAGCATCAGCTCAGCACTCTCTGCTCTGGATGAATCTTCAGATCGGAAGCCCAGAACAG ATAACCAAATCCCTAGTCTGATGATAAAACCAGACCAACCTCCCACTGTGACACTCACTATCACCGAGACGTGTTTGCCACAGACAGCCACTCCTGCACAGACAACAAACACCATCTCAGGAGGAGCTGTGTTTGAGTCCAAAGAGACCCCACCAAGCCAGTTGGCTGTGCAGTTGATGAGTGTGGCCATCGAGGGACTGACTGACGAAGAGCTGTCAGACAGTGGAGGGGAGGGAATGTACCGGGAGAGAGACGAGTTTGTTGTGAGGAACGAGGACATCGAGACATTGAAG GTGACAATGAGATCCGGGAGTGAGCCTCCAGCCATCTGGAAAGTCCAGAAGGCTCTGCTGCAGAAATTTGTGCCTGAGCTGAGAGACGGAAAGCGAGTCTTCTCAGCCACTAACAGT TATCTTGGATACTTTGGTGATGCCAAGACCATGTACCAGAGGGTATATGTGAAGTTTTTGGACACGGTTAACAAAAGGGAGTATGTACGAGTTTGTAGTCGGAAGCCACGCTGCAAGCCTATGAACTCGCTAAG GGGTGTTCAGGTGAAAACTTTGCTGGGCTTGACAGCCGCCCCTTCGTCAGTCTCCCAAAACCAGAAACCTCGACCCAAACAAGCCAAGCCAAGGGCAGAGCCCCCTCCtaagaagaggaggaaatggaAGGAGTTTTCACCTACTGCCTCAGGATCATCTGCAGAAGAAGGTGGTGAAGATGACG AGTTAAACCCTCCAGTGCCATTTGCTTCACGGTTCCTCAACACAAGAACTATGAAGGAGACATTCAAGAGCTTTGTGGAACTGCTCATCAGCGTTGCTTTAGACGAAGATGTGATGACAGCACTTGAGAGGGCAAACG ATGAGTTGCTGCTGCCACATATGAAAAGAGTGGATGGGATGATCACTGACAACAGGAAACGTTTGCTTCACAAACTGCACATTGGGCAGGTCTTAAAG ACGGCCTTAGACAGTTTCCCAGAGATCTCAGTGGtcactgagctgaagaaagATGGGGAAACCCCGGCCTTTAAAGTGCGACTCAGTGGGAAGGCCTACAATAAGAAGACCATGAAGCCCTACAAGATGCCTAACAAAGTACCACAG GAGTATACAGTGGACCAGCAGAAAACTCAGTGGTTTTCTCTGTACCACTCTTTACAGCATTACAAGTACCACACATACCTCATGTGTAAGGATGAG ATAGCGTCTCTCCGGGTGCAGGCCGGGGACCTGGGGCAGGAGGAGACTGTACAGAAGTGTCTGCAGAATGGAGCTTGGGTAGAGGGTCTCTTTGATCGCTTTGGGGAGCTAATAAATCAAGTGCAGCAGGCCTGCGGATGA
- the depdc7a gene encoding DEP domain-containing protein 7 isoform X1 yields MQRTPEQGMAGKPFRATYIWGSIISNLHTHVEVKRRRHNLKSYHDCFLGSEAVDVVLAHITLNRFFGDEAVPRYKAVRLCQALMDSRVFEPVGIKVFGKEKKRATFEDSSCSLYRFLSPTTSPSSLTNTKSHSTSTIESGYDSPSMNRNKNSHSPSRERQEVLSYSTHSPVKTDKSLEDVLRNLNLSSTITPQMINLGLSQELVDEVWHQQAVFRLLQLIELPLLEHLLEGKDASRPPLHSMDSDPDLLYTSSYLDREVLKAFSEAQADEWMSGAVDCLEFLPDELVVEVSRGLAGCTDDLLQCKKLLYGVLAQHYGQAEQPPLLSNHVFDIHSGISELLVNGKQEQALEALQLSLKLQDSRSREELRRLLRFMAIAAKPQEVKLHTEIENRMAVKRSFSSAIIYSRRLSKGKVDLMVLFMMDNHCDLFKIPVSLHKMVSDRIMNIVKGKDPDMITGSTYCTRVSAKAYSENAQKTTKDELWSLLRTIHENPKLSTKEKRRLLGQFYKGHPEIFVQYFGNRLSTVNTLLQ; encoded by the exons ATGCAGCGAACACCAG AACAAGGCATGGCTGGGAAGCCTTTCCGGGCCACCTATATCTGGGGCAGCATCATCTCCAATCTCCACACTCATGTGGAGGTCAAGCGCCGGCGCCACAACCTGAAATCCTACCATGACTGCTTCCTGGGCTCCGAGGCCGTAGACGTGGTATTGGCACACATAACCCTGAACCGTTTCTTTGGTGACGAGGCAGTGCCTCGCTACAAGGCAGTCCGTCTCTGTCAGGCCCTGATGGACTCGAGGGTGTTTGAGCCAGTGGGCATTAAAGTATTTGGGAAGGAAAAGAAGCGGGCCACATTTGAAGACAGCAGTTGCAGTTTGTACAGGTTCCTGAGCCCAACAACAAGCCCCTCATCTCTGACCAACACCAAGTCCCACTCCACTAGTACCATCGAGAGCGGCTATGACTCACCAAGCATGAACAGGAACAAGAACAGCCACAGTCCGTCACGTGAAAG ACAAGAGGTGCTGAGCTACTCCACCCACTCCCctgtaaaaacagacaaatcacTGGAGGACGTGCTGAGAAATCTCAACCTGAGCTCGACCATCACCCCTCAGATGATCAACCTCGGCCTCTCACAAGAGC TTGTAGATGAGGTGTGGCACCAGCAGGCAGTGTTCAGGCTACTGCAGCTGATAGAGCTCCCTTTGTTGGAGCACTTGTTGGAGGGGAAGGACGCCTCGCGGCCTCCCTTGCACAGCATGGACAGTGACCCGGACCTGTTGTATACATCAAGCTACCTAGACAGAGAAGTTCTCAAGGCCTTCAGTGAGGCACA gGCTGATGAGTGGATGTCAGGAGCAGTGGACTGTTTGGAGTTTCTGCCTGATGAACTAGTGGTGGAGGTCAGTCGAGGTTTGGCTGGCTGCACTGACGACCTGCTCCAGTGTAAGAAGCTGCTCTACGGGGTCCTGGCTCAGCATTATGGACAAGCAGAACAGCCACCTCTGCTCAGCAACCATGTCTTCGACATACACTCTGGCATTTCGGAGCTACTTG TTAACGGGAAGCAAGAGCAAGCTCTGGAGGCTCTGCAGCTGAGCCTGAAGCTGCAGGACTCTCGTAGCAGGGAGGAGCTGCGCAGGCTCCTGAGATTCATGGCCATTGCTGCCAAACCACAGGAGGTCAAACTGCACACAGAG ATCGAGAACAGAATGGCAGTGAAAAGGTCTTTCTCAAGCGCCATCATCTACAGCAGAAGACTCTCCAAAGGAAAAGTGGACTTGATGGTCCTGTTCATGATGGATAACCACTGTGATCTGTTCAAA ATTCCTGTTTCATTGCACAAAATGGTCAGTGACAGAATAATGAATATCGTGAAAGGGAAGGATCCAGATATGATAACGG GATCAACATACTGCACAAGAGTGAGTGCTAAGGCCTACTcagaaaatgcacaaaaaaccACTAAGGATGAACTCTGGTCCTTACTCCGGACAATCCACGAGAACCCGAAACTCTCCACCAAAGAAAAGCGACGGCTGCTGGGACAGTTTTACAAAGGCCATCCGGAGATTTTTGTTCAGTACTTTGGAAATCGATTGTCTACTGTCAACACGTTGCTACAGTGA